In Miniphocaeibacter halophilus, the following proteins share a genomic window:
- a CDS encoding ATP-grasp domain-containing protein, with amino-acid sequence MNFVFISPHFPSNFENFIVRLRENGVNVLGIADEQYNNLSENLKANLTEYYRVNDLENYGEVLRACGYFTHKYGKIDRIESHNEHWLELDAKLRTDFNVFGFHNKDMDKIKRKSEMKKVFKECNIPVAKGRVFTDHEDAIKLAKELGYPVCIKPDCGVGANDTHKIHNEDELMAFYSVKHDVDYIMEEFIDGDIVTYDGLTDQNGNTVFNSTLLYDKAVLEIAEFDTDMYYYIPREIPEDLIEYGELCIKAFNVFERFFHIEFFREKDTGKLIALEINCRPPGGSTTDMFNYANDIDVYKEYANIVTHNTFEAKITRPYYCCYISRKDRNYLNSVDDIIEKYYDYIVDIQSIPGIFSTIMGNYGFIIRTPEKDKLSEIIQAISIERS; translated from the coding sequence ATGAATTTTGTTTTTATTTCCCCTCATTTCCCAAGTAATTTTGAAAATTTTATAGTTCGTCTACGTGAAAATGGAGTAAATGTATTGGGCATAGCAGACGAACAATATAACAACCTTTCTGAAAATTTGAAAGCAAATCTCACTGAATATTATAGGGTAAATGATTTAGAAAATTACGGTGAAGTTTTACGTGCCTGTGGTTACTTTACACACAAATACGGCAAAATTGACAGAATAGAATCCCACAATGAACATTGGTTAGAACTAGATGCTAAACTTAGAACAGATTTTAATGTTTTTGGTTTTCATAATAAGGATATGGACAAAATAAAAAGAAAATCTGAAATGAAAAAAGTATTTAAAGAGTGTAATATTCCAGTTGCCAAAGGTAGGGTTTTTACAGATCATGAAGATGCTATTAAACTTGCAAAGGAATTAGGATATCCTGTATGTATAAAACCGGACTGTGGAGTTGGTGCTAATGACACTCATAAAATCCATAATGAAGATGAATTAATGGCTTTTTATTCAGTTAAACATGATGTGGATTATATAATGGAAGAATTCATTGATGGTGATATTGTTACCTATGATGGTTTAACAGATCAAAATGGTAACACTGTATTTAATTCTACTTTATTATATGATAAAGCAGTTCTTGAAATTGCTGAATTTGATACGGATATGTACTATTATATTCCTAGAGAAATACCTGAAGACCTAATTGAATATGGAGAACTTTGTATAAAAGCCTTTAATGTATTTGAAAGATTTTTCCATATTGAGTTTTTTAGAGAGAAAGATACAGGAAAATTAATTGCTTTAGAAATAAATTGTCGACCACCTGGTGGAAGTACGACAGATATGTTTAATTATGCAAATGATATTGATGTTTACAAGGAATATGCTAATATAGTAACCCATAATACTTTTGAAGCTAAGATTACAAGACCATACTACTGCTGCTATATAAGCAGAAAAGACAGAAACTATCTTAATTCAGTTGATGATATTATTGAAAAATATTATGATTATATTGTAGATATTCAATCTATACCTGGAATTTTTTCTACAATTATGGGTAATTACGGATTTATTATTAGAACACCTGAAAAAGATAAATTATCCGAAATAATTCAAGCGATATCAATTGAAAGGAGCTAA
- a CDS encoding PadR family transcriptional regulator, with product MNTQLKKGVLELCVLAIINRKDSYGYEIVDSLTEFIKMSEGTIYPMLRRLSKDGYVATYYKESQTGPQRKYYKITETGKEYLKKSYEDWNELVNGVKMILEEEK from the coding sequence ATGAATACCCAATTAAAGAAAGGTGTCCTTGAATTATGTGTACTGGCAATTATAAATAGAAAAGATTCTTATGGCTATGAAATAGTTGATTCCTTAACAGAATTTATAAAAATGTCGGAAGGAACTATTTATCCCATGCTTAGAAGATTATCAAAAGATGGATATGTAGCAACTTATTATAAAGAATCTCAAACAGGACCGCAAAGAAAATATTATAAAATTACAGAAACAGGCAAAGAATATCTTAAGAAATCCTATGAAGATTGGAATGAACTGGTTAATGGGGTTAAGATGATTTTAGAGGAGGAGAAATAA
- a CDS encoding selenium metabolism-associated LysR family transcriptional regulator — protein sequence MEFRQLEIFVSLVENESFSLTAVEMNISQPTVSLQLKQLEEELDTALFIRSTRELKLTDTGQKLYEEAKELISRRDRVIDRFSERKQKKLAIGVSTISGSYILPNILKEYCSKFPNILIDVKETNSAVTIKKVSDYQVDFGIVGMKKENENCEFYPIYEDEFVYICPNTEYYRKLKESNPSISQLAKEPLIIREYGSGIKNNMDRLLATENINVDKLNIVISINDEEIIKKLVSLGLGTSFISKVAVESLEKKGDLITIPLTNYPERFRSLYAVWNKKVNLASHVKDFLNIVIKK from the coding sequence ATGGAGTTTCGACAGTTAGAAATCTTTGTTTCTCTTGTTGAAAATGAAAGTTTTTCATTGACTGCAGTAGAAATGAACATTTCACAACCAACAGTTAGCTTACAGCTAAAACAATTGGAGGAAGAGTTGGACACTGCACTTTTTATACGTTCAACGAGGGAATTGAAATTGACGGATACTGGACAAAAATTATATGAAGAAGCTAAGGAATTAATTTCTCGTAGAGACAGAGTAATTGATAGATTTAGCGAAAGAAAGCAAAAGAAACTTGCTATTGGTGTATCTACCATTTCAGGTTCTTATATCTTGCCGAATATTCTTAAAGAATATTGTAGCAAATTTCCTAATATTTTAATTGATGTAAAGGAAACCAATAGTGCAGTAACTATTAAGAAAGTTTCAGATTACCAAGTTGATTTTGGTATTGTAGGCATGAAGAAGGAAAACGAAAATTGTGAGTTTTATCCAATTTACGAAGATGAATTTGTATACATATGTCCAAACACAGAGTATTATAGAAAATTAAAAGAATCCAATCCCAGTATTTCACAGCTAGCAAAAGAACCTTTGATTATTAGAGAATATGGTTCAGGTATAAAAAATAATATGGATAGGCTTTTGGCTACAGAAAATATTAATGTAGACAAATTAAATATTGTAATTTCAATTAATGATGAAGAAATTATAAAAAAACTTGTATCTTTAGGTTTAGGAACGTCGTTTATTTCAAAAGTAGCAGTGGAATCTTTAGAGAAAAAGGGAGATTTAATAACTATTCCTTTAACAAACTATCCAGAAAGATTCCGTTCCCTTTATGCCGTATGGAATAAGAAGGTTAATTTAGCTAGTCATGTAAAAGATTTTTTAAATATTGTCATAAAGAAATAA
- a CDS encoding Spy0128 family protein: MKNKKRILSIILTFALVLSSTIIPYLSFAEEQEVVESGPTIVVTAEQLPEEVGETIFKETVKDNKILENEKESSQDTIENLKEVEDTEELNLPEDTHSENKEDIDEENDILEEKDILEEPNRIDIAEENESKVIEEKKPNTIPKNELKAKKNLTEKNSTKENEEESKDDKASKNKEDVTDFKCTDTIVKDKDDNIFRKIKEGDFFVEIQEAIKDATGNILGWIEGIIKGDNGQEDFDEDIWKSDLDIEEKIVAIVPELDANGKEVEGSGEWKVDLHPDTDGTTYYKIVESKKYQEREILEEIKDKDGNVINYKEGRLIYLDENGKETFEATRMELEDPNDDDSQMIEVQNAPKLSDKSLHGVTYDETIYYLKYEGGELIEARIVIPGKDEDPFKGLESYSKEEVKAITDGSNIPLDDDKLPIDFFTEYLKGQGIEGVNENKLDDLEEYKESKLIFKNKFTLPTGEAQIGGNKKLTGKDLEEEEFEFALTDKYGNILKDKDGNELKVSNDENGNFIFDIPVDHEGEFEFYLGEVKGNNSSIIYDNIVYKVAIKVCFDRLTNTLISEVVYMDEDGNELQLNELPTFKNKYEEPTEPTEPTEPTEPTEPTEPTEPTEPTEPTEPTEPTEPTEPTEPTKPTEPTEPTEPTKPTEPTEPTEPTEPTEPTKPTIPTEPTISTREIEEKKRGKDLPRTGMAGTFGISIIGLGLVIGGISQFKKKDD; this comes from the coding sequence ATGAAAAACAAAAAGAGAATCTTAAGTATAATATTAACATTTGCATTGGTATTGTCTTCAACAATTATACCTTATTTATCTTTTGCAGAAGAACAAGAAGTAGTGGAATCAGGACCGACAATAGTTGTAACTGCTGAACAATTGCCGGAAGAGGTTGGAGAAACTATATTTAAGGAAACAGTTAAGGATAATAAGATATTAGAAAATGAAAAAGAGAGCTCTCAAGACACCATTGAAAATTTAAAAGAAGTAGAAGATACTGAAGAATTGAATTTACCAGAAGACACTCACAGTGAAAATAAAGAAGACATAGATGAAGAAAACGATATACTAGAAGAAAAAGATATACTAGAAGAACCGAATAGGATTGATATTGCAGAAGAAAATGAATCAAAAGTAATAGAAGAAAAAAAGCCGAATACTATACCTAAAAACGAATTAAAGGCAAAAAAGAATCTTACAGAAAAAAATAGTACTAAAGAAAATGAAGAAGAATCAAAAGATGATAAAGCTTCAAAAAACAAAGAAGATGTAACAGATTTTAAATGTACAGATACTATAGTTAAAGATAAAGACGATAATATATTCAGAAAAATTAAAGAAGGGGACTTTTTTGTTGAAATTCAAGAAGCTATTAAAGACGCAACTGGAAATATTTTAGGTTGGATAGAAGGAATAATAAAAGGTGATAATGGGCAAGAAGATTTTGATGAAGATATTTGGAAATCGGATTTAGATATAGAAGAAAAAATTGTAGCCATTGTTCCTGAATTAGATGCTAACGGAAAGGAAGTGGAAGGTTCTGGAGAGTGGAAAGTTGATTTGCATCCAGATACAGATGGAACTACATATTATAAAATAGTAGAATCTAAAAAATATCAAGAAAGAGAAATTTTAGAGGAAATAAAGGACAAAGATGGTAATGTAATTAATTATAAAGAAGGGCGATTAATTTACTTAGACGAAAACGGTAAGGAAACTTTTGAAGCTACGAGAATGGAGTTAGAAGATCCTAATGACGATGATTCTCAAATGATAGAAGTTCAAAATGCTCCAAAGCTTAGTGATAAATCATTACATGGAGTTACCTATGACGAAACTATATATTATTTAAAATATGAAGGTGGAGAACTTATAGAAGCAAGAATAGTGATACCAGGAAAAGACGAAGATCCTTTTAAAGGTTTGGAAAGTTATAGTAAGGAAGAAGTAAAAGCAATAACGGATGGTTCTAATATACCATTAGACGATGATAAGTTACCTATAGATTTTTTTACTGAATACCTAAAAGGACAAGGAATAGAGGGGGTAAATGAAAATAAACTTGACGACTTAGAGGAATATAAAGAGTCTAAATTAATTTTCAAAAACAAATTTACTCTACCAACAGGAGAAGCACAAATTGGTGGAAATAAGAAACTTACAGGAAAAGATTTAGAAGAAGAGGAATTTGAATTTGCTTTAACAGACAAATATGGTAACATATTAAAGGACAAGGATGGAAATGAATTAAAAGTTTCAAATGATGAAAATGGAAACTTTATTTTTGATATTCCAGTAGATCATGAAGGAGAATTTGAGTTTTATTTAGGAGAAGTAAAAGGGAACAATTCAAGTATAATTTATGACAATATAGTTTATAAAGTTGCTATAAAAGTGTGTTTTGATAGACTAACCAATACATTAATATCTGAAGTGGTATATATGGATGAAGATGGAAATGAATTACAATTAAATGAACTGCCTACATTTAAAAATAAATATGAAGAGCCAACAGAACCAACAGAGCCAACAGAACCAACAGAACCAACAGAACCAACAGAACCAACAGAACCAACAGAACCAACAGAACCAACAGAACCAACAGAACCAACAGAACCAACAGAACCAACAGAACCAACAAAACCAACAGAACCAACAGAACCAACAGAACCAACAAAACCAACAGAACCAACAGAACCAACAGAACCAACAGAACCAACAGAACCAACAAAACCAACAATTCCGACCGAACCAACAATTTCAACAAGAGAAATAGAAGAAAAGAAAAGGGGTAAGGATTTACCAAGAACAGGAATGGCAGGAACATTTGGAATATCGATTATTGGTTTAGGATTAGTAATTGGTGGAATAAGTCAATTTAAGAAAAAAGATGATTAA
- a CDS encoding cell wall-binding repeat-containing protein, which yields MKIKKYFLSFSIILINLIFISASISKASGLTDVIYTKIDDDVYGRYTESTTIEQTNYRGRLKLNPSQQESLNKSGYKSQERKGRVFTTELGQAFINRFYKNGNFVDCAYFKIYGNTGGPLINFNYLKIKEMEVSLDLYYDLIEDKTAIGLYDRIDKNSFKNDGRTLEKINYFDIITDETSERVYLFKVKDIYGNISKYILKTIGKLELNNEKSPGSKVTITYNTRIKGIDVPSQTLDYGDLATPPEEPIYEKIEISSGPSAGVYNKKFGGWFYDNRSHSIPMDFSQPVKKDTNLFISWCDTFRLRGKDRFETSRLVASKFLQSDYAVIVNGYSYPDALSASPLATATDSPLILTRKDNISNEDISLLKSLAVKKAYIIGAENTISNNIEEQVSNIGIITTRITGSDRIETSLNIAEEIYNITGDKKAITFANGFDFPDALSSTTVANRFNTPIILASPEKIEKSAVEFVNANNISDIYIVGGENSISNDIEKNFNNKKITRISGSNRYKTSLEVTKLINYNHHAVILVSGKNYADGIVAGPYAGLTQFPILLMPQNDNLDLETKEYLKSIGLHEAVTIGSEKWISDKLQEKVSCVTIEEES from the coding sequence GTGAAAATAAAGAAATATTTTTTGTCATTTTCTATTATATTAATTAATTTAATTTTCATATCTGCTAGTATTTCAAAAGCTAGTGGTTTAACAGATGTTATATATACAAAAATAGATGATGATGTATATGGTAGATACACTGAAAGTACTACTATTGAACAAACAAACTATAGAGGTAGATTAAAATTAAATCCTTCTCAACAAGAATCTTTAAATAAAAGTGGTTATAAAAGCCAAGAAAGAAAGGGAAGGGTTTTTACAACAGAATTAGGTCAAGCTTTTATAAATAGATTTTATAAAAATGGTAATTTTGTTGACTGTGCATATTTCAAAATATATGGAAATACCGGTGGTCCACTAATTAATTTTAATTACCTAAAAATAAAGGAAATGGAAGTAAGTTTAGATTTATATTACGATTTAATTGAAGATAAAACAGCTATTGGATTATATGATAGAATAGATAAAAATTCTTTTAAAAATGATGGTAGAACCCTAGAAAAAATAAATTATTTCGACATAATTACAGATGAAACCAGTGAAAGGGTTTACTTGTTTAAAGTAAAGGATATTTATGGAAATATTAGCAAATATATTTTAAAGACAATAGGTAAACTAGAATTAAATAATGAAAAATCCCCAGGAAGTAAAGTAACAATTACATATAATACTAGAATCAAAGGTATTGATGTTCCTTCCCAGACCCTTGACTATGGAGATTTAGCTACTCCACCTGAAGAACCTATTTATGAAAAAATAGAAATTTCTTCCGGTCCATCTGCAGGAGTTTATAACAAAAAATTTGGTGGATGGTTTTATGACAATAGAAGTCATAGCATTCCCATGGACTTTTCCCAACCTGTAAAAAAAGATACTAATTTATTTATAAGTTGGTGTGACACTTTTAGACTTAGAGGAAAGGACAGATTTGAAACCTCAAGATTAGTTGCTAGTAAATTCCTACAATCCGATTATGCTGTAATAGTTAATGGCTATTCCTATCCTGATGCTTTAAGTGCGTCTCCCCTTGCTACTGCTACAGATTCCCCACTAATATTAACTAGAAAAGATAATATTAGTAATGAAGATATTTCCTTGTTAAAATCTTTAGCTGTTAAAAAAGCATATATAATAGGAGCGGAAAATACAATATCCAACAATATAGAAGAACAAGTTTCTAATATTGGCATAATAACAACTAGAATTACCGGTTCTGACAGAATAGAAACATCACTAAATATTGCAGAAGAAATCTATAATATAACTGGAGATAAAAAAGCTATAACTTTTGCCAATGGCTTTGATTTTCCCGATGCCTTATCCTCTACAACTGTTGCTAACAGATTTAATACTCCGATAATTTTAGCTAGTCCGGAAAAAATAGAAAAATCAGCTGTGGAATTTGTTAATGCAAATAATATTTCAGATATTTACATTGTTGGTGGCGAAAATTCTATTTCAAATGATATAGAAAAAAACTTCAACAATAAAAAAATTACTAGAATTAGTGGTTCCAATAGATATAAAACCTCATTAGAAGTTACAAAACTAATTAACTACAATCATCATGCAGTTATACTAGTTAGTGGTAAAAATTATGCAGATGGAATAGTAGCTGGTCCTTATGCCGGATTAACTCAGTTTCCAATACTTTTAATGCCACAAAATGATAATCTAGACTTAGAAACTAAGGAATACTTAAAAAGCATTGGACTACATGAAGCAGTAACCATTGGTAGTGAAAAATGGATTTCTGATAAATTGCAAGAAAAAGTGTCATGTGTAACAATAGAAGAGGAATCTTAA
- a CDS encoding DUF4097 family beta strand repeat-containing protein, protein MNEKEFMELLDYYFRNVDSAVYREIKLDYEEHFRSGKEEGKTEEEISRSLGSPREIYEGFKEEGLFNENKKGNIFENFNGEFFTDIADKVGNLFSKKEKTVYDSTDLIMDNEKIDTPIHRIEVKVANTDVFIENHNEDYIEVTHTAIDEEYDFTILKEGTTLKVGTYNASKFDINKYFSFGVKSPVKEIYIKLPIGNEANISVSSESGDAKIYVNKNNVNFFSASGDLDLESLGSTFKGNSASGDILVKGVKNSININTMSGDISIAADTPEVNIDTVSGDFKFDLVNSNNFSVNSVSGDVKGRVENMNYIVDISTVSGDIFIRDEKGIKNNIGKSYKNIIGKSSSKMTVKTVSGDIKIQ, encoded by the coding sequence ATGAATGAAAAAGAATTTATGGAGCTTCTAGATTACTATTTTAGAAACGTAGATTCAGCTGTATATAGGGAAATAAAGTTAGATTATGAGGAACATTTTAGATCCGGAAAAGAAGAAGGCAAAACAGAAGAGGAAATTTCTCGCTCATTAGGAAGTCCTAGGGAAATATACGAAGGATTTAAAGAAGAAGGACTTTTTAATGAAAATAAAAAAGGAAATATTTTCGAAAATTTTAATGGAGAATTTTTTACCGATATAGCAGATAAGGTTGGTAATTTATTTTCAAAGAAAGAAAAAACTGTTTACGATTCTACAGATTTAATTATGGATAATGAAAAAATAGATACTCCTATCCATAGAATAGAAGTAAAAGTTGCTAATACAGATGTGTTTATTGAAAACCATAATGAAGATTATATTGAAGTAACCCATACTGCCATAGATGAAGAATATGATTTTACAATATTAAAAGAAGGAACAACATTAAAAGTTGGAACATATAATGCAAGTAAGTTCGATATTAATAAATATTTTTCTTTTGGAGTTAAAAGCCCTGTTAAAGAAATATATATAAAATTACCAATTGGAAATGAAGCAAACATAAGTGTTAGCTCTGAAAGTGGAGATGCTAAAATATATGTAAATAAAAATAATGTTAATTTTTTCTCTGCTAGTGGAGACCTTGATTTAGAAAGTTTAGGAAGTACTTTTAAAGGAAATTCCGCTTCAGGAGATATTCTTGTAAAAGGTGTTAAAAATAGTATTAATATTAATACTATGTCAGGAGATATTTCAATAGCAGCAGATACACCGGAAGTTAATATTGATACAGTGTCTGGGGATTTTAAATTCGACTTGGTAAATTCAAATAATTTTTCAGTCAATTCCGTTTCAGGAGATGTAAAGGGAAGAGTGGAAAATATGAATTACATTGTAGATATTTCAACAGTATCAGGGGATATTTTCATTAGAGATGAAAAGGGAATAAAAAACAATATAGGTAAGAGCTATAAGAATATAATAGGAAAATCCAGTAGTAAAATGACTGTAAAGACAGTATCTGGAGATATAAAAATACAATAA
- a CDS encoding esterase family protein, whose product MNIEYHSFYSHHLNRDMPFKRYGHNGKVIIAFPSSGGKFYEYEDFKMIESIAWFIDNGHIQVFAADSVDKEAFLCDWKSPHDKAEMHNAYDRYIIHELVGFIKSYTNNPGPYMTTGCSMGAYHAVNFLLRHPDVFDSTIALSGVYDIRYIIDSDYDDFNVYENSPVDYIWNQNDPWFIDKYRNSNIIMVTGQGQWEEQSIKDTKKMEEAFNFKQIPAWIDYWGYDVDHDWPWWRIQMSYYLGKLLEQGYLY is encoded by the coding sequence ATGAATATAGAATATCATAGTTTTTATTCTCATCATTTAAATAGAGATATGCCATTTAAAAGATATGGTCATAATGGAAAGGTAATTATAGCATTTCCCTCATCTGGAGGAAAATTTTATGAATATGAAGATTTTAAAATGATAGAATCTATAGCTTGGTTTATTGATAATGGCCATATACAAGTATTTGCTGCAGATTCGGTAGACAAAGAAGCATTTTTATGCGATTGGAAAAGTCCACATGATAAGGCAGAAATGCATAATGCTTACGATAGGTATATTATCCATGAATTAGTAGGATTTATTAAAAGCTATACTAATAATCCTGGACCATATATGACTACCGGTTGTAGTATGGGCGCTTACCATGCTGTGAATTTTCTTTTAAGACATCCAGACGTATTTGATTCTACAATAGCCTTAAGTGGAGTTTATGATATAAGGTATATAATAGATTCAGATTATGATGATTTTAATGTTTATGAAAATTCTCCAGTAGATTATATTTGGAATCAAAACGATCCTTGGTTCATAGATAAATATAGAAACAGTAATATAATTATGGTAACAGGCCAGGGACAATGGGAAGAGCAAAGTATTAAAGACACAAAAAAAATGGAAGAGGCTTTTAACTTTAAACAAATACCGGCTTGGATTGATTATTGGGGCTATGATGTCGACCACGACTGGCCTTGGTGGAGAATCCAAATGTCATATTATTTAGGTAAATTATTAGAGCAAGGATATTTGTATTAA
- a CDS encoding IS110 family transposase yields MICVGIDVSKNKHDCFIAHSDGTVIKDVFTIPNSIEGFKYLIDSIPSTDEIVKVGLEATGHYSINIANFLNSNGYPPIILNPLQTSLFRKALTLRKTKTDKVDAKCIASMLSNPDLKPHSNLDYQILELKSLTRHRKRLREQSSKLKVSLNRLVEIMFPEITDCLYSINQKSTMAILYEFPSLKLIADAHLTKFTNILKKNSKDKYSKAKAIDIKNSAKNSIGSDSRALSFELKQTIRLINDIEEELILLDNEIKSIMEDIQSPILTIPGISYNLGSIILSEIGDIHRFSSSSKLVAFAGLDPSTYQSGNFRASNVSMVKRGSPYLRWALLQAARLISMRDNNFKNYYKKKRSEGKCHNVAITHVAKKLIRVLHHLLINDLEFVPQ; encoded by the coding sequence ATGATATGTGTTGGTATCGATGTTTCTAAAAATAAGCATGATTGTTTTATTGCTCATTCTGATGGTACTGTTATCAAGGATGTTTTTACTATTCCTAATTCTATTGAAGGTTTTAAGTATCTAATTGATTCTATTCCTTCTACTGATGAAATTGTAAAAGTGGGGCTTGAAGCCACTGGACATTATAGCATTAATATCGCTAATTTTCTTAACAGCAATGGTTACCCACCCATTATCCTCAATCCGCTTCAAACTAGTCTTTTCAGAAAAGCTCTAACGCTTAGAAAGACTAAAACCGATAAGGTTGATGCTAAGTGTATTGCTTCTATGCTAAGTAATCCTGACTTAAAACCCCACTCTAATCTAGATTATCAGATTTTGGAGTTAAAGTCATTAACTAGACATAGAAAACGTCTTAGGGAACAATCTTCTAAGCTAAAGGTTTCTTTAAACCGCCTTGTTGAAATTATGTTTCCTGAGATTACTGATTGTCTGTATTCTATTAATCAAAAATCTACTATGGCTATTCTTTATGAGTTTCCATCTCTTAAATTAATAGCTGATGCTCACCTTACTAAGTTTACTAATATCCTTAAGAAAAATTCTAAGGACAAGTATTCCAAGGCTAAAGCAATTGATATCAAAAACTCTGCTAAAAACTCTATCGGTTCTGATAGTAGAGCTTTAAGTTTTGAACTTAAGCAAACTATCCGTCTAATCAATGATATCGAAGAGGAGCTTATATTACTTGATAATGAGATAAAATCAATTATGGAGGATATTCAAAGTCCTATTTTGACTATACCTGGTATTTCATATAATCTAGGTTCTATTATCTTATCGGAGATAGGTGATATCCATAGATTTTCTTCTTCTTCAAAGCTTGTAGCTTTTGCAGGGCTTGATCCTTCTACTTACCAGTCAGGTAATTTTAGAGCCAGTAATGTTTCTATGGTAAAGCGAGGTTCACCTTACTTAAGATGGGCTTTATTACAAGCTGCTAGGCTAATTTCTATGAGAGATAACAACTTTAAAAACTATTACAAAAAGAAACGCAGTGAAGGTAAGTGTCATAATGTTGCTATTACTCATGTTGCTAAAAAACTTATTAGAGTTCTCCACCATTTGTTAATTAACGATTTAGAGTTTGTTCCACAATAG